One window of Nymphaea colorata isolate Beijing-Zhang1983 chromosome 1, ASM883128v2, whole genome shotgun sequence genomic DNA carries:
- the LOC116254160 gene encoding pectinesterase inhibitor 10 encodes MASASPSPFSFSSHPPLSPKSATPKFPSNPFSVSFPSITSTSSSRRPISPLQVSSSPTNKPTTRTVDKTPSPPPPSGGKETVFFDGGAHYGDLLANILLGFTLLWMPLTIAAVFRAFFLRYRFTNLRVTVISGLTGGDRSDFPYKAIRDVQVVPRFIGEWGDVVITLKDGTKVDLRSVPKFREIADYCLYMADIAKKENDSGEGVDGPKGF; translated from the coding sequence ATGGCATCAGCATCTCCATcacctttctccttctcttcccATCCTCCACTCTCCCCTAAATCTGCTACACCCAAGTTCCCATCTAACCCCTTCTCAGTCTCCTTCCCCTCAATCACCAGtaccagcagcagcagaagaccCATTTCCCCACTTCAAGTCTCCTCATCCCCAACCAACAAGCCCACCACCAGGACCGTCGACAAGACACCgtcaccaccaccaccgtccGGCGGCAAAGAGACGGTTTTCTTCGACGGTGGTGCTCACTATGGCGATCTGCTGGCCAATATCCTGTTGGGCTTCACCTTGCTGTGGATGCCCCTGACGATTGCTGCCGTGTTCAGGGCTTTCTTCTTGAGATACAGGTTCACTAATCTGAGGGTGACGGTCATCTCAGGGCTCACCGGTGGTGACCGGAGCGACTTCCCTTATAAGGCCATAAGGGACGTGCAGGTGGTGCCCCGTTTCATTGGGGAGTGGGGGGACGTCGTCATCACCCTCAAGGACGGCACCAAGGTGGACCTAAGGAGCGTGCCCAAGTTCAGAGAGATTGCTGACTACTGCCTGTACATGGCTGATATTGCTAAGAAGGAGAATGATTCTGGTGAAGGTGTTGATGGGCCTAAAGGGTTCTAG